The nucleotide window CCCCCTTTGGGATCAGTAGCAGAGGGAAAAGCAAGCCCCAGCATTGCAGTTCCCCCCGGGAGGACAGGCAGCACAGAATCCCACCCCACACATGCAGCACCGGCCAGCGACTGTGGACGGCGGCAGCACGTGCTTGGTGGTTTGGGTGCTTTAGGCAAACTTCCACCCCATCATCTTGCTGTCGTTGCCCTCTGGATAGTGAAAACCCCACCCTGTGTGGCAGTAACACTGGGAGCCCACCACCCAGACCCTGGCATTGCAAGATAGACGATGAAGCAAGAGCagccaggaggaagaggcagcagcagcttttcactgGAGATGAGGGCAGCACAACACTGTTCTTTCTTCCTGCCATTTGAAGCGCCTTTTCATTCTGTTCACACATTTTGTGAGAATAATTGCAGCTGAAAGCTTTTCTTTGTACATTAGGATGATGGTATAAAAGAGTCCTGAAGAGAACAAACCCCAAAAACACATACTCCAAAGCTTATGTTCAAGCTTTAAAGGGCCTAAAAAGTTAGATGATCACTTCTAGCCTGTTGAAACAGGGATCCTGCTTCCGACCTCTTGAGCATATGCTCAAGTTCCGCAAATTGGAAATCTGCTATTTACTGAGACCTGCATGTATGACTGTGAAATCTAACACCATTCTGTCGCTACCAGAAGTAGTTATTTGCTTTCCAACTGCAAACAATTTCTGCATTACATTTGCTTGGCTTAGTCACGTTTCTGAAAAATGATGAGAGGTGCTGTATGGCTGGGATTGCTCAGCACTTCTTGAAGGCTGGGCCTTGCTAAATAACAGGCAGCTTCAAAACTGAAACCAGCACACCCAAATATATGGTTATTTTTGCGATGTGTCTCAAACTAAGAGCACAGATGGGCATGCTAAGtttggaaaaaatggaaaaggcaATACGAGAAAAGACAAATCTGTATTAAATATTTTAGTATGCAACACCAGAAACGGCTGAATAAGGCAGGATTTTAAGCCTAAATTAGTTGGGAGGTTaagtgaggagaaaaacaaagaggaatGGAAAATTCAGTGTTTCTATTTCACTCCATCATTTAGCAGAGGTGCCACTGTGCTGTTCAGGTTTTCCAGCACCTTAGGCATACTTTTATCTAACAAACGTGTGAGCAAAGACTGTCTGCCTGCGCTCACACATTGCAGCCCTTGACCTGTCCAGAGATTTATCCATTTGTCCCAGTGGATGGCTGTTGCTGAGCTTTTTGCATCTTCTGTAAGTTATTCTGAGTAAAATCCTTGAGTTTTCATGGGGCAGCAGAAATTACTCATTACAGTAGCCCCTGTGACTGAGCTGGTTCAGACCCTCTtggtgtaaaaataaatattaacgGTTCCTTTTTTATCGtgacagttttattttcagactttatatttacagttctttctctctgctttgaAACAGGTACTTTGCAATGTTAATCAATTCGTACAAGCCACAGACGTGCTGGACTGGGAAGACAAGGATGCTGCAGAGACACTGGTTGACAACGTGGTCCATTCCAGGATCATCAATCCTTTACGCCTGTTTGTTAAGCCATCCCCAGTACTGAAACATGGCCAGGTGTCCTACTCGGACAGCATAGAAAACTTTTGGGATTGGTTGTCCAACATCACGGAGGTTCAGGAATCTCTCGCACGAACTAAACGCAGACCTATAGTAAAAACTGGGAAATTCAAGAAAATGTTTGGATGGGGCGACTTCCACTCCAACATCAAAACTGTAAAGCTGAACCTCCTGATCACAGGGAAAATCGTCGATCATGGCAATGGGACCTTCAGTGTTTATTTCCGACATAACTCCACAGGTCTGGGAAATGTTTCTGTAAGCCTGGTGCCACCTTCCAAGGTGGTTGAGTTTGAATCCTCTCCACAGTCAACACTGGAGACCAAGGAATCCAAGTCCTTCAACTGCCGAATTGAGTACGAAAAAACAGACCGTGCGAAAAAAACTGCCTTGTGCAATTTTGACCCCTCGAAGATCTGCTATCAAGAGCAGACCCAAAGCCATGTCTCCTGGTTGTGTTCCAAACCATTTAAAGTTATCTGCATTTACATTGCTTTTTATAGCGTAGATTACAAACTGGTGCAAAAGGTCTGTCCTGATTATAATTACCATAGTGAGACTCCGTACTTGTCCTCTGGCTGATACAACCCTGGGTAACTGTAGAGATACAGCATCAGtcataaaaataagcatttccatTAACCTTTTGGAGAAGAATATGTTTTCCTATCAGgttaaaaagtctttaaaaactgTAGCTGTGTTTGTGCTGTATCGTAAATAATCCAACTATTTATGTAACAACCATTTTCATTTGAGACCATTGCATTTTAACTCTCTCGTCATTAAGAAGGGAGCTACCAGGCAGACACatgacaaaaatcaaacaaaattatgTCTGTAATGAAAATCAATCTTGAAAatcaggtggtttttttaaactagactCAATGGCAAAGAGATTGTCTTTTACTTGAATTGGACAGCACTTAGCAGGATCCTATTTCTCACTGGGAACTTTAGATGACAATATAAAGAACAAATGATGAAGTAGACTCCCAGCTGCTTATATACAAAATCCAAATAAACAGCTCTCCCACTAATTTCATAAAGAATGTTATGCACACTGGGCTCAAGGAATCAAGACAAAATACTACAAGAAAGTGctatttctaggaaaaaaaaaaaaggaaaaaaaagaaaaaagcatctgCATTTCTATGAGTTATAGTAGTTGTACATATTCATTGAAGTGAAGAGTGAGTAGTTCTTCCTTCAGACTTCTTACCCGTGGATATGCAAAGATGTAATTAGACATTGATGAGCTTTAGTTTCTTAGACCCACCAGGTGTGCAGGTTTGGTGTACATTTCTCCCTTCTGTGGTCACCATTGGTTTTGATTCTTctcaaatatttacatatacacCAGTACTAGTTTTACAGCGATAGAGAACATATGTACCTCGGAAAAAGATAATCTCTGTTGAAGTCTGAAAAAGGTAATGGGCTAGCTTCCGTGTAAAGGAAGCAATTATTTTGCTATCTAGGCCTCTTAGCACTGTACTGCAGCAGGAAAATACACCACAGCGAAGGACAATACCTGAACAAGCAGCTTTCTTCTTCACGGCACCCAGTTGTCTTCCTTACTACTGCGTCGCATACATTAAGTCAAAATATAAACAATGACAAATAAAGAGAACGACAAAAATCTATGCATCTTTACCTCATAAAGCAGATTTCAAACAATTgctattaatataaaaatatgccaGACTTTCCCTTAGCACAGAGTAGCATCACTCCACCACGTCTGGTTCCCCGAAGGGAAGGTCTGGCTGCGGTTTTGCTCAGCAGGACAGAGGCTGCTGCCGCAGTGGATCGCGGGGAGCTCCAGCCACGTGGCCTCCAGCGTCAGCCCCTGCACTTTCCCTGGCTAttgattttgctgctgctgacaATTTGCTGTCGTAGCTCTTTGCGACAGTTCGATGTCCCAGGTCCCGTGGAAGAAGCTGGCTGAGGAAGCGCTTTTTATTGCTCCAATCAAACTTACGTGCGGGGTCCAAGAAGTTACATACAGCTTAAATAAAGTACTACTAAAATACTCTGTTCAAGTGGTGTGGACTCAGACAAATGACTCTGACAGCTCAGAAAGACACACTCGTGAGATTAATTCCGATTTCCTTGGTAGAGTCTCATACAAAAAATTTATTCTGTTAAAAATAGACTACACGTAActggctgctttgtttttctctttaggTGACAAATTTAAATGTGTTGCTTAGTTTGATCAATAATCTAAATGTTTTCCTTCATCTTATTTCATACAGTCTCTCCTGGTCTAAATGATGTTTTTTAGTTTGTCTATTACTGTTGATTCCAACAAGATGGTCTACTTTGTATTCTGTATAGCGTGTCCTCGTTCTGGCTGTATATAAGCTTGGATTTATTGCTATGAGTTTGGTGGTTGGTGCTTTTGTAACTTAGCTGTAAGCCATGATTTTATTGCCATGTATTTTTACTCAGCACTGtaggcaattaaaaaaacccacctacaTGCTATTTATTGTAGAGGATGTGGAAAtcatgtatgtatatacactTAAATATGTGTACATATACAGAATATACGTGTACATGTATTTGTATGTAAATAAAGAGAGTTTGCTAAATCTGGCACTtgcttgtggctttttttttttttaatgttgtataTATACAAGACAAAGAAAAACTAAGGCACTGCAACACATCCCTGAATGTTTTTCCCCAGCTGGAATTTGCTTTTCTAGGAGATATTTAAGTATGCGCTGCAGTGAACTATGCTGCAAGCCTAGGCAGAAGAGGTTCAATATCATTTTGTGATATTTGAGAAATGAAGTGCGTGTTTTGACACAGACAATCATGAACTGTTTAATAATTGTGCAAGGTACATTAAAAGGGATTAgtccaagttaaaaaaaacagGCCAGCTCCTCCCAAGCAGGAAGGTGCTCGGAGAGGGGGCAGCCCGCTGCCACTTCAGGAGTTTCTCATCGAAACGGGAGCTGGATCCTCCCCCCATGCAGACGTTCTCCCGCCGTGACACAGCCACGTCCTGGATTGAGGATTCCAGGACCTCAGGAAGACAAACCAGGACCCTGAGCAAAAAACCACCACTCTGGAAACACCTGGAGCACCTGGGCCACGTTGGGGATTCACACAGAAAGGCTATTAAGAACCAGgacacaaatatttaaataggTTTAACCCCTGAGTTTcctgaacacagaagaaaacatgcaCCCAACAGGCAGCTTTTGACTTGAAACAACTCTTGAGCTCTTCAGGCAAGACTGGGGCTGGTGCGGGCAcagggagcagcagaggaagagagTGATGGCAGCAGGAGGACAAGGCTAACCCAGACTCTGTCCTGCCACCCTGGGACCCAGCTGCAACCACCTGCAGCCCATCCTCCCGCAGAGCACGGCAAAGAACTGTTCTCTCATCCGTAAGTCCCCCCCAGAAGCCCCCAAAGGACAGAAGAGCAACCATCAGCAAACCCACCCGGCTCCCTCCGCACCCAGAGAACACGAGACAGTTCGGCCAAAGGCAAAAGGTCGCTGAAACAGGTGACAGCACAGAGAGGCTGCCTTGGGAGACACGGTGGAGTAACGTAACCCAAACATTTTCCCAGGGAGAAGCAaac belongs to Athene noctua chromosome 7, bAthNoc1.hap1.1, whole genome shotgun sequence and includes:
- the NXPH2 gene encoding neurexophilin-2, whose translation is MSPRRRPALGCEGCPIPPSLLRPRGGGVSRPPGPAAPPPSRLLLPASRPPWPPAEPSGAARSGAAVPGSRRCLPAPREGGQAGRRVPALSPAPPTPTHPPTATSSPERRCARPTPGESPPRPAARMVHLQPLPLVVVQGVLQLVLCNVNQFVQATDVLDWEDKDAAETLVDNVVHSRIINPLRLFVKPSPVLKHGQVSYSDSIENFWDWLSNITEVQESLARTKRRPIVKTGKFKKMFGWGDFHSNIKTVKLNLLITGKIVDHGNGTFSVYFRHNSTGLGNVSVSLVPPSKVVEFESSPQSTLETKESKSFNCRIEYEKTDRAKKTALCNFDPSKICYQEQTQSHVSWLCSKPFKVICIYIAFYSVDYKLVQKVCPDYNYHSETPYLSSG